A window of the Brachyhypopomus gauderio isolate BG-103 chromosome 14, BGAUD_0.2, whole genome shotgun sequence genome harbors these coding sequences:
- the LOC143475524 gene encoding uncharacterized protein LOC143475524, with product MSGLLYVTFLVITICGNQGGSAAGVISQLESIVRVQTGLSTILQCFVQSDTEFMHFSILWMKMSLNKALVCIATAQSHTDGVQMQEQFQNHSRIKVTWNKSTFNLSFSSVEQTDSGTYLCAAYVYKQFYFGNGTELVVQEHTEALDPTNSDEKKRISQIFESLVPALAATNVASIFVIILLCHLLAKNKSGVPRRDSSAGDSKTDEVNYAAHTYGTQKRRAVEKRASVETSVIYGTSCIILHKMIVSVSVMFCKVHLLLLLYIVLALVPEEGQAVSCINQFIRQITMTVFTLDFHGF from the exons ATGTCTGGCTTGCTATATGTAACTTTTCTAGTGATAACTATCT GTGGTAATCAAGGTGGATCTGCTGCTGGGGTTATTTCACAGCTGGAGTCAATAGTGAGGGTACAGACTGGACTATCAACCATTCTTCAGTGCTTTGTTCAATCAGATACAGAATTCATGCATTTTTCAATTTTATGGATGAAAATGTCTCTTAACAAAGCCCTAGTATGTATCGCCACTGCACAGTCACATACAGATGGTGTGCAAATGCAAGAACAGTTTCAAAACCACTCCAGAATCAAAGTCACATGGAATAAAAGTACCTTTAATTTGTCATTCTCATCAGTGGAACAAACAGACAGTGGTACATACCTTTGTGCTGCATATGTATATAAACAATTCTATTTTGGAAACGGTACTGAGCTGGTCGTTCAAGAACACACTGAAG CACTTGATCCAACCAACAGTGATGAGAAAAAAC GAATTTCACAAATATTTGAATCTTTAGTTCCAGCATTAGCAGCAACTAATGTGGCATCAATATTTGTCATCATTTTACTCTGTCACCTGTTAGCTAAGAATAAATCAG GTGTACCAAGAAGAGACAGTAGTGCAGGTGACAGT aagacagacgAAGTAAACTATGCTGCTCACACATATGGGACCCAAAAGAGGAGAGCAGTAGAGAAGAGGGCCAGTGTGGAAACCTCAGTTATATATGGAAct tcgtgCATCATCTTACATAAAATGATTGTGTCAGTGTCCGTAATGTTTTGTAAAGTCCACCTTCTCTTGCTTCTCTACATTGTTTTGGCACTAGTGCCTGAGGAAGGACAAGCTGTTTCTTGCATTAATCAATTTATTAGGCAAATTACAATGACTGTATTTACATTGGATTTCCAtggattttaa
- the LOC143475286 gene encoding uncharacterized protein LOC143475286 isoform X1 — MALLVILLTVASSVIWAKEYYYPQDIPQTWDDARKFCQSCFKDLVIITIENAQSIVHNLTSDYWIGLRQSFNGSRPWSQWANGDPFSFQNWYPGRPVLKKPVVPVPTCPTPTTTPTTTLTSTYSLPHSPTHSSTHSLAYYATDSSTDFSTDSTTDSTTDSARNSTSTSTPTISTTVNEMMYCPALTKLLSCLNSSDFTITEKSSNAVSHNQTNSTSGYTGGPTSLIDTEVSSTIVNTTDSYSGSFIDTTSYNNSSHPREVYDTNVNTTDSYISSFKDTTRSDHSSHLPEVYNTTVKMTDSYSSSVASKVPKSLETSHDVTSSHTISTEHSTTTPSTVLTQASVSTISDSINSTVYQNSTSVPTKPHTTEGISTSPTVSSTVASSPVTIEANDTDPNAYIEDSCVVLLSFGMWWEKHCYDLLPYICYDELFYGTLVVSKTTDTTVSVSWKEAAGNITHYRVKLSRQDVQIINGTYLNETNLNHTRNVTGLETEFNDLEPGTLYQIQMIPVKCGRDLNPDTLSFYTLPESISNLAIVNVEMHNVTLNWTAPYGGYDSYLVTVSGKPNQISDHENHTVINLDPGVLYKFTVCAVLNNSVYGQAAWINGYTKPSPVKNLTSANNDTTKITVSWDSDDCNSTGYCYHIILYENGINMADYRNQSITLTNLIAGSKYTLSVSALANCSVEGEALNISAYTSPLTVPNLNLKSTNNSITASWQNPGGNYIRFKVNIFNSTNNIIPLTSIITNQSSWIFNSLKAAENYTVNIITSLTEEGMQPSIMESDPVTAAIYTLPVPLVDVTVISKNTTAVELKWVVPAQSEGVTNIKFKVTYSSPFWMIHHTFNVTGQNTTIILGLHSGSRYYFSVSILAGDLESDPVSTNETTVANNRTLSLTVLCSSVIKQYCKNSYTMFSFLNLLNQYIQDTYKDSIVWSLKLIK; from the exons ATGGCACTGCTGGTCATACTGCTCACAGTTG CATCATCTGTTATCTGGGCAAAGGAGTATTACTATCCCCAGGATATTCCCCAGACATGGGATGACGCCAGGAAGTTCTGTCAGTCCTGTTTCAAAGACCTTGTGATCATCACGATAGAAAATGCACAGAGCATTGTTCATAACCTCACTTCAGACTACTGGATTGGGCTTCGGCAGAGTTTTAATGGCTCTAGGCCTTGGTCACAGTGGGCCAATGGTGACCCTTTTAGCTTTCAGAACTGGTATCCTGGTCGCCCCGTGCTGAAGAAACCGGTTGTCCCAGTGCCTACATGTCCAACTCCAACTACTACTCCAACTACTACACTAACTTCAACTTATTCCCTACCACATTCACCAACACATTCCTCAACACATTCTCTAGCCTATTATGCTACAGATTCTAGTACAGATTTTAGTACAGATTCTACTACAGATTCTACTACAGATTCAGCTAGAAATTCTACCTCAACATCTACCCCAACTATTTCCACAACTGTTAATGAAATGATGTATTGTCCAGCCTTGACCAAACTCCTCTCTTGTCTAAATTCATCTGATTTTACGATTACAGAGAAGAGTTCAAATGCTGTCAGCCATAACCAAACTAATTCAACTTCAGGCTACACAGGTGGTCCTACAAGTTTAATTGATACAGAGGTTTCCAGCACAATTGTCAACACAACAGATAGCTACAGCGGTTCCTTCATAGATACCACAAGCTATAATAATTCCAGTCACCCTCGAGAGGTGTATGACACAAATGTGAATACAACAGATAGCTACATCAGTTCCTTCAAAGATACCACAAGGTCTGATCATTCCAGTCACCTTCCAGAGGTGTACAACACAACTGTCAAAATGACTGATAGTTACAGCAGTTCTGTTGCCAGCAAGGTCCCCAAAAGTCTCGAAACATCTCATGATGTAACTTCCAGCCATACCATTTCCACTGAACACTCCACAACAACCCCAAGCACAGTGCTGACTCAGGCATCTGTTAGCACAATCTCCGACTCCATCAACTCCACAGTATATCAGAACTCCACCAGTGTCCCCACAAAGCCTCACACAACTGAGGGCATTTCTACCAGCCCCACAGTATCTAGTACAGTTGCCAGCTCACCCGTCACCATTGAAGCAAATGACACAGACCCTAATGCATACATTGAGGATTCTTGCGTGGTCCTGCTCAGCTTTGGCATGTGGTGGGAGAAGCACTGCTATGATCTCTTGCCCTACATCTGCTATGATG AGCTATTTTATGGTACCTTGGTGGTCTCCAAAACGACAGACACTACGGTATCAGTGAGCTGGAAGGAGGCTGCTGGGAATATTACCCACTACCGAGTCAAGCTTTCCAGACAAGATGTTCAAATCATAAACGGAACATATTTAAATGAAACAAACCTAAACCATACCAGAAATGTGACAGGACTGGAAACAGAGTTTAATGACCTAGAGCCAGGAACACTGTACCAGATCCAGATGATCCCTGTGAAATGTGGCAGAGATCTCAATCctgacactctctctttctacacTC TACCCGAGAGCATCAGCAATCTGGCCATAGTGAATGTAGAAATGCACAACGTTACCCTCAACTGGACTGCTCCATATGGAGGTTATGATTCTTACTTAGTAACTGTGTCTGGCAAACCAAACCAGATAAGTGATCATGAAAATCACACAGTAATAAATCTAGATCCTGGGGTATTATACAAGTTCACAGTTTGTGCTGTGCTCAACAACTCTGTTTATGGACAAGCAGCCTGGATTAATGGCTACACCA AGCCTTCTCCAGTAAAAAATCTCACATCTGCAAATAATGATACTACAAAGATAACTGTTTCCTGGGACTCAGATGATTGTAATAGTACAGGATACTGCTATCATATTATTCTATATGAGAATGGGATTAATATGGCTGATTATCGTAATCAATCAATCACACTGACGAACCTCATAGCAGGCAGTAAATACACCTTGAGTGTGTCTGCGCTGGCAAACTGTTCTGTGGAAGGAGAAGCTCTTAACATCAGTGCCTACACCA GTCCATTAACGGTGCCTAATCTAAACCTAAAAAGCACAAATAACAGTATTACTGCTTCTTGGCAAAACCCAGGGGGGAATTATATCAGGTTCAAAGTGAATATCTTCAACTCTACCAACAACATCATCCCACTCACTTCTATCATCACAAATCAGTCAAGTTGGATTTTTAATTCTCTGAAAGCAGCTGAAAATTACACAGTTAATATCATCACTTCCTTGACGGAGGAAGGAATGCAACCCTCTATCATGGAAAGTGATCCAGTGACTGCAGCCATTTACACAC TTCCCGTGCCACTTGTTGATGTTACTGTCATCAGCAAAAACACTACCGCAGTAGAGCTAAAGTGGGTTGTCCCAGCACAATCAGAAGGGGTGACAAATATCAAGTTCAAGGTGACCTACTCTTCTCCTTTTTGGATGATCCATCACACCTTTAATGTAACAGGACAAAACACCACCATCATTCTTGGCTTACACTCAGGATCTAGATATTACTTCAGTGTCAGCATACTTGCAGGTGACCTGGAGAGTGACCCTGTTTCCACAAATGAAACAACAG TGGCCAATAATAGGACTCTAAGCCTAACAGTGCTATGTTCTTCTGTCATCAAACAATACTGTAAGAACAGTTACACAATGTTCAGTTTCTTAAACTTG TTGAATCAGTACATTCAAGATACATATAAGGACAGTATTGTTTGGAGTCTGAAattaataaagtaa
- the LOC143475286 gene encoding uncharacterized protein LOC143475286 isoform X2, with translation MALLVILLTVASSVIWAKEYYYPQDIPQTWDDARKFCQSCFKDLVIITIENAQSIVHNLTSDYWIGLRQSFNGSRPWSQWANGDPFSFQNWYPGRPVLKKPVVPVPTCPTPTTTPTTTLTSTYSLPHSPTHSSTHSLAYYATDSSTDFSTDSTTDSTTDSARNSTSTSTPTISTTVNEMMYCPALTKLLSCLNSSDFTITEKSSNAVSHNQTNSTSGYTGGPTSLIDTEVSSTIVNTTDSYSGSFIDTTSYNNSSHPREVYDTNVNTTDSYISSFKDTTRSDHSSHLPEVYNTTVKMTDSYSSSVASKVPKSLETSHDVTSSHTISTEHSTTTPSTVLTQASVSTISDSINSTVYQNSTSVPTKPHTTEGISTSPTVSSTVASSPVTIEANDTDPNAYIEDSCVVLLSFGMWWEKHCYDLLPYICYDELFYGTLVVSKTTDTTVSVSWKEAAGNITHYRVKLSRQDVQIINGTYLNETNLNHTRNVTGLETEFNDLEPGTLYQIQMIPVKCGRDLNPDTLSFYTQPSPVKNLTSANNDTTKITVSWDSDDCNSTGYCYHIILYENGINMADYRNQSITLTNLIAGSKYTLSVSALANCSVEGEALNISAYTSPLTVPNLNLKSTNNSITASWQNPGGNYIRFKVNIFNSTNNIIPLTSIITNQSSWIFNSLKAAENYTVNIITSLTEEGMQPSIMESDPVTAAIYTLPVPLVDVTVISKNTTAVELKWVVPAQSEGVTNIKFKVTYSSPFWMIHHTFNVTGQNTTIILGLHSGSRYYFSVSILAGDLESDPVSTNETTVANNRTLSLTVLCSSVIKQYCKNSYTMFSFLNLLNQYIQDTYKDSIVWSLKLIK, from the exons ATGGCACTGCTGGTCATACTGCTCACAGTTG CATCATCTGTTATCTGGGCAAAGGAGTATTACTATCCCCAGGATATTCCCCAGACATGGGATGACGCCAGGAAGTTCTGTCAGTCCTGTTTCAAAGACCTTGTGATCATCACGATAGAAAATGCACAGAGCATTGTTCATAACCTCACTTCAGACTACTGGATTGGGCTTCGGCAGAGTTTTAATGGCTCTAGGCCTTGGTCACAGTGGGCCAATGGTGACCCTTTTAGCTTTCAGAACTGGTATCCTGGTCGCCCCGTGCTGAAGAAACCGGTTGTCCCAGTGCCTACATGTCCAACTCCAACTACTACTCCAACTACTACACTAACTTCAACTTATTCCCTACCACATTCACCAACACATTCCTCAACACATTCTCTAGCCTATTATGCTACAGATTCTAGTACAGATTTTAGTACAGATTCTACTACAGATTCTACTACAGATTCAGCTAGAAATTCTACCTCAACATCTACCCCAACTATTTCCACAACTGTTAATGAAATGATGTATTGTCCAGCCTTGACCAAACTCCTCTCTTGTCTAAATTCATCTGATTTTACGATTACAGAGAAGAGTTCAAATGCTGTCAGCCATAACCAAACTAATTCAACTTCAGGCTACACAGGTGGTCCTACAAGTTTAATTGATACAGAGGTTTCCAGCACAATTGTCAACACAACAGATAGCTACAGCGGTTCCTTCATAGATACCACAAGCTATAATAATTCCAGTCACCCTCGAGAGGTGTATGACACAAATGTGAATACAACAGATAGCTACATCAGTTCCTTCAAAGATACCACAAGGTCTGATCATTCCAGTCACCTTCCAGAGGTGTACAACACAACTGTCAAAATGACTGATAGTTACAGCAGTTCTGTTGCCAGCAAGGTCCCCAAAAGTCTCGAAACATCTCATGATGTAACTTCCAGCCATACCATTTCCACTGAACACTCCACAACAACCCCAAGCACAGTGCTGACTCAGGCATCTGTTAGCACAATCTCCGACTCCATCAACTCCACAGTATATCAGAACTCCACCAGTGTCCCCACAAAGCCTCACACAACTGAGGGCATTTCTACCAGCCCCACAGTATCTAGTACAGTTGCCAGCTCACCCGTCACCATTGAAGCAAATGACACAGACCCTAATGCATACATTGAGGATTCTTGCGTGGTCCTGCTCAGCTTTGGCATGTGGTGGGAGAAGCACTGCTATGATCTCTTGCCCTACATCTGCTATGATG AGCTATTTTATGGTACCTTGGTGGTCTCCAAAACGACAGACACTACGGTATCAGTGAGCTGGAAGGAGGCTGCTGGGAATATTACCCACTACCGAGTCAAGCTTTCCAGACAAGATGTTCAAATCATAAACGGAACATATTTAAATGAAACAAACCTAAACCATACCAGAAATGTGACAGGACTGGAAACAGAGTTTAATGACCTAGAGCCAGGAACACTGTACCAGATCCAGATGATCCCTGTGAAATGTGGCAGAGATCTCAATCctgacactctctctttctacacTC AGCCTTCTCCAGTAAAAAATCTCACATCTGCAAATAATGATACTACAAAGATAACTGTTTCCTGGGACTCAGATGATTGTAATAGTACAGGATACTGCTATCATATTATTCTATATGAGAATGGGATTAATATGGCTGATTATCGTAATCAATCAATCACACTGACGAACCTCATAGCAGGCAGTAAATACACCTTGAGTGTGTCTGCGCTGGCAAACTGTTCTGTGGAAGGAGAAGCTCTTAACATCAGTGCCTACACCA GTCCATTAACGGTGCCTAATCTAAACCTAAAAAGCACAAATAACAGTATTACTGCTTCTTGGCAAAACCCAGGGGGGAATTATATCAGGTTCAAAGTGAATATCTTCAACTCTACCAACAACATCATCCCACTCACTTCTATCATCACAAATCAGTCAAGTTGGATTTTTAATTCTCTGAAAGCAGCTGAAAATTACACAGTTAATATCATCACTTCCTTGACGGAGGAAGGAATGCAACCCTCTATCATGGAAAGTGATCCAGTGACTGCAGCCATTTACACAC TTCCCGTGCCACTTGTTGATGTTACTGTCATCAGCAAAAACACTACCGCAGTAGAGCTAAAGTGGGTTGTCCCAGCACAATCAGAAGGGGTGACAAATATCAAGTTCAAGGTGACCTACTCTTCTCCTTTTTGGATGATCCATCACACCTTTAATGTAACAGGACAAAACACCACCATCATTCTTGGCTTACACTCAGGATCTAGATATTACTTCAGTGTCAGCATACTTGCAGGTGACCTGGAGAGTGACCCTGTTTCCACAAATGAAACAACAG TGGCCAATAATAGGACTCTAAGCCTAACAGTGCTATGTTCTTCTGTCATCAAACAATACTGTAAGAACAGTTACACAATGTTCAGTTTCTTAAACTTG TTGAATCAGTACATTCAAGATACATATAAGGACAGTATTGTTTGGAGTCTGAAattaataaagtaa